One region of Longimicrobiaceae bacterium genomic DNA includes:
- a CDS encoding alpha/beta hydrolase: MASKLQIHQTTRSETAVPGGRRVLLEFRTIGEPIPGVLLLPHASGPVPGVLMLHGYSSRKEHLSESIGPALLRRGIASLSVDLPLHGTRADPLQMQAARNPLAIFSLWRQARTETQLAAHYLRARREIDAGCTAVLGYSLGSFLSVQLAADDRQLRAVVLAAGGDLPGGTPLASIARGVADPVRAVRKLAGRPLLMVHGRNDRTVRPEQAERLFAAAGEPKEIRWFNAGHILPPDAIEWTAGWLADRLRGPAATAQAG, from the coding sequence ATGGCGAGCAAGCTGCAGATCCATCAGACCACGCGCTCCGAGACGGCGGTCCCCGGCGGCCGCCGCGTGCTGCTCGAGTTCCGCACCATCGGTGAGCCCATCCCCGGCGTGCTCCTGCTGCCCCATGCGTCCGGCCCGGTGCCCGGCGTGCTGATGCTGCACGGCTACTCGTCGCGGAAGGAGCACCTGTCCGAGAGCATCGGGCCGGCACTGCTGCGGCGCGGAATCGCCAGCCTGTCGGTGGACTTGCCGCTGCACGGCACGCGCGCGGACCCTCTGCAGATGCAGGCGGCGCGCAACCCGCTCGCCATCTTCTCGCTCTGGCGCCAGGCGCGGACGGAGACGCAGCTCGCGGCGCACTACCTGCGCGCCCGCCGCGAGATCGACGCGGGATGCACCGCCGTGCTGGGCTACTCGCTCGGCTCCTTCCTCTCCGTGCAGCTCGCGGCCGACGACAGGCAGCTCCGCGCCGTCGTCCTGGCCGCGGGCGGCGACCTGCCGGGCGGAACGCCGCTCGCCAGCATTGCGCGCGGCGTGGCGGACCCGGTGCGCGCCGTCCGCAAGCTCGCCGGCCGGCCGCTGCTGATGGTGCACGGCCGGAACGACCGCACAGTGCGCCCGGAGCAGGCCGAGCGCCTCTTCGCCGCGGCGGGCGAGCCGAAGGAGATCCGCTGGTTCAATGCCGGCCACATCCTCCCGCCCGACGCGATCGAGTGGACGGCCGGCTGGCTCGCCGACCGCCTCCGCGGCCCCGCCGCCACCGCCCAGGCGGGCTGA